A single genomic interval of Koleobacter methoxysyntrophicus harbors:
- a CDS encoding IS1634 family transposase translates to MFLKKARKTYKGKVYETYALTESYRENGKVKHRHIANLGSLTKEQAQRIKLVLKAKQIEDVFVGHLSDVVAKEHYRFLDVAVLDDIWRQFDLDQYFAELPYAEAMAVNRCLDPKSKIQIQDWTQQTILPRLLRYDFSADSEYSIYRTLDKITDQEVELQKHVYRKCKQLGHTDEKAVFYDITSSYFEGTKCVLAFKGYSRDHRPDRLQITIALVVTPDGYPFYWRVMPGNTQDVTTVEDLLLILKERFGIEECLLVFDRGMVSQNNLEAIAEKKLTYISALDKDEVSGLGLMEAEFQSLVVDERYWRDNLLSLGFNLYDENLVYREHIKGKVRYILAFNRQAYQDQQQNRQERLQKAKSYLAACNNELKHAQKSRNREATARRIENKLRKWNMHKVFVWELEPIAITKKGTGQKIDSFRVVYTINEDKLKQQASLDGITCFVTNEPTDKLPACQVIRYYRRKSKVEDAFRELKDHLHLRPFFLSREKRVRAHVTICVLGYLLLNALEEKLQQQHYQCSAATALEILGKCLLNRIGFKNSESYAESITEVTTQQLEILKELGFEYLISRKYLNQLLEHSTK, encoded by the coding sequence ATGTTCCTTAAAAAAGCCAGAAAAACTTATAAAGGTAAGGTTTATGAAACCTATGCTTTAACCGAATCTTATCGAGAAAACGGTAAAGTAAAACACCGTCATATCGCAAATCTGGGTTCCTTGACTAAAGAACAAGCCCAGCGTATTAAACTTGTGCTTAAGGCAAAACAAATTGAAGATGTCTTCGTTGGTCATTTGTCTGATGTAGTAGCCAAAGAGCATTATCGTTTTCTTGATGTCGCTGTGCTTGATGATATTTGGCGGCAGTTTGATTTAGATCAATACTTTGCCGAACTGCCTTATGCCGAAGCTATGGCTGTTAATCGTTGTTTGGATCCCAAAAGCAAAATTCAAATTCAAGACTGGACACAGCAGACCATTTTACCCCGTTTATTGAGATACGACTTTAGTGCTGACAGTGAATACAGCATCTACCGTACTCTGGATAAAATCACTGACCAAGAAGTAGAGTTGCAGAAACATGTTTATCGAAAATGCAAGCAGTTAGGTCATACTGACGAAAAGGCTGTCTTTTACGATATTACCTCCAGCTATTTTGAGGGAACAAAATGTGTTTTGGCTTTTAAGGGTTATTCTCGCGATCATCGGCCTGACAGACTTCAAATTACTATCGCTCTGGTGGTCACACCGGATGGCTACCCTTTTTACTGGCGGGTGATGCCGGGTAATACCCAGGATGTTACCACGGTAGAAGATTTATTACTGATTCTTAAAGAACGCTTTGGGATTGAAGAATGTTTATTAGTATTTGACCGTGGTATGGTTTCCCAAAATAACCTCGAAGCCATTGCGGAAAAGAAACTCACTTATATTTCTGCCCTTGATAAAGATGAGGTGTCCGGTCTTGGGCTTATGGAAGCCGAATTTCAAAGTCTGGTGGTAGATGAACGTTACTGGCGAGATAACCTTTTATCCCTCGGTTTTAATCTCTATGACGAAAACCTTGTTTACCGTGAACACATTAAAGGTAAGGTGCGATATATCCTGGCCTTTAACCGTCAAGCATATCAGGACCAACAGCAAAACAGGCAGGAACGTTTGCAAAAAGCGAAATCATATTTAGCAGCTTGCAACAATGAACTCAAACATGCCCAAAAGAGCCGGAACAGAGAAGCAACAGCACGCAGGATAGAAAACAAGCTCAGAAAATGGAATATGCATAAAGTATTTGTTTGGGAACTGGAGCCTATTGCTATTACTAAAAAAGGCACCGGACAAAAGATTGACTCCTTTCGAGTAGTTTACACCATTAATGAAGACAAACTCAAACAACAGGCGAGCCTGGATGGAATTACGTGCTTTGTAACCAATGAGCCCACAGACAAACTTCCTGCCTGCCAGGTAATCCGATATTACCGGCGTAAAAGCAAAGTGGAAGATGCCTTTCGAGAACTCAAGGATCACCTCCATTTGAGGCCATTTTTCTTGAGCCGTGAAAAAAGAGTCAGGGCCCATGTCACCATCTGTGTGCTGGGATACCTTCTGCTAAATGCATTAGAAGAAAAACTACAGCAACAACACTATCAATGCAGTGCAGCAACTGCTCTGGAAATATTGGGCAAGTGCCTTTTGAATCGTATCGGGTTTAAAAACAGTGAATCGTATGCAGAAAGTATTACTGAAGTCACCACACAGCAACTGGAGATCCTGAAGGAGTTAGGTTTTGAATATCTCATTTCTAGGAAGTATTTAAATCAACTACTGGAACATTCTACCAAGTAG
- a CDS encoding complex I 24 kDa subunit family protein, with protein MSETYGFKEIGEQEYKKVDEIIDKFSGEKGALIPILREIQDYIGYLPREIQVRVAEKLDIPLSEVYSIVTFYALFSLKPKGKYQINLCKGTACYVRGADRILEKVRDVLGIGPGDTTDDGLFSLDVIRCLGACGLGPVITINDETYARLKPDNIPEIIARYKDIGSKDFTVQPEKEVAKSR; from the coding sequence ATGAGTGAAACATATGGTTTTAAGGAAATAGGTGAACAGGAATATAAAAAGGTAGATGAGATAATCGATAAATTTTCAGGTGAAAAAGGAGCACTAATACCGATATTGAGGGAAATTCAAGATTATATCGGTTATCTGCCCAGGGAAATTCAGGTAAGGGTCGCTGAAAAATTAGATATACCGTTAAGTGAAGTTTACAGCATAGTAACGTTTTATGCCTTATTTTCCCTTAAACCTAAAGGCAAATATCAGATAAACCTGTGTAAGGGGACGGCCTGCTATGTAAGGGGGGCTGACAGGATCCTTGAAAAGGTTCGCGATGTTTTGGGAATAGGCCCCGGAGACACTACGGATGACGGGTTGTTTTCACTTGATGTTATAAGGTGTCTTGGTGCCTGTGGATTGGGGCCCGTTATCACTATTAATGATGAAACCTATGCCCGCTTGAAGCCTGATAACATACCTGAGATAATTGCAAGGTATAAAGACATCGGGAGTAAGGATTTTACCGTTCAGCCCGAAAAAGAAGTGGCTAAAAGCCGCTAA
- a CDS encoding (2Fe-2S) ferredoxin domain-containing protein yields MISLADLNEIKRSYREPEGVQIVVRLGICGASVGAKEVFETFKNVVKEKGITGVRIYTTGCIGLCSQEPVVDVVVPGMPRVTYTFVTPEKARGIIFHHIERKQIIKEWVIPNLG; encoded by the coding sequence GTGATATCCTTAGCTGACCTAAATGAAATAAAAAGGTCATATCGAGAACCTGAAGGAGTGCAGATTGTTGTCAGACTGGGCATTTGTGGAGCTTCAGTGGGAGCCAAAGAAGTTTTTGAAACATTTAAAAATGTAGTTAAGGAGAAAGGAATAACAGGTGTTCGCATATATACTACCGGCTGTATAGGTTTGTGTTCACAGGAACCGGTTGTGGATGTTGTTGTGCCCGGAATGCCCAGAGTTACCTATACATTTGTCACACCCGAAAAGGCAAGGGGAATAATCTTCCATCATATTGAGAGGAAACAAATCATCAAGGAATGGGTTATTCCGAATCTGGGATAA